AGAATGTGGCAGAACTCACGTTGATGCATTTAGTAGTGTAAATAAGGAGGGAAATGGTTTACCTTCTCATGTCTTTAGCTCTGCCTAATGACCACCATTGTGCTGTCTTTACCATTAGATTATTTCTCAAGTAGGGTGGTCTAACATACTTCTTGCTGGACATCAAAAGATGATCCAAGCACGTCTCTTATATTATAATAGATCAAAAAACATAAATGAATGTTCGTACTGCTCTTTTATATCCTTTTAACATTTCCTTTGTCTCCAGAAGTTGAGGATCCACCCGCAGAAAAAAGCTCAGGGGGCTCAACCGAAAGAGGTAATTACTTAGAAATGTTTAATTTAATTCGATATTATCTTATAAACTAAGGCTTGAGGGAAGTGGATGTTCACATTTAATGTTACTATTGCAGATGCAGTTCTTACGAGGCTTGAAACAGAGAAAAGGTTGTCTTTAATCAAGGCTTGGGAGGAAAATGAAAAGACTAAGGCAGAAAATAAGTAAGTAAAAGAAGTATCAGATATCACTGGATATTAATTAATTTTGTGACCTGTATTGGAGTAAGTatattttgtaagatttttttttaatgtctagTCATGTATATTAGTTGCTGCAAATTTCCTGTATGTTTGCTTCATGAATCTTTTTTATGCTAATCTATATCGTTGATTAATTAAGCAAACTTCTTTCTCTGGGTTAACTAAATTAATATAAACTTTGTcatctatattattcaacattgtgTCATGTGAATATGACATTTAGAGTTTTCTCCTTATTCTTTAAACTCATTTTTCTGATTCCTATGATGCTTGGAATTGAACAAAGAGGTTAGTGGCTTCTGAATGGTGAAACATTTCCTTAAAAACTTTAGTCATTCATGCAACATACTGGGGTTAAAGTATACATGTATCGGCCGTCATGACCCTGTTCAGTTGCATAAGAACTCATGCATCAAGGCTGTCAATGTCATTGAGGGTTGGTTAGCTTTCTTATACATTGTGGTTAGTTCATATGACACTCTAATGTGGTTGATTTGGCATGATTTCCTGGCATTGTTAAACAGAGCTGTCAAGAAGTTGTCATCTATTTTGGCATGGGAGAACACCAAAAAAGCAGCTGTGGAAGCTGAGCTGCGTAGGAAAGAGGTATTCTACTTCTTCCACATGCTGAGCTACCCAAGTTGTATATTTCCTTATATGtatatggtatatttttctaaggTGCAATAACGGTCCACTTTAAGGAGAGATAAGTTCAAAAAGATTTGTATTTTATGATGCCTTAGAATAGCATTGAAAATAGTTAGGAAAGACAAATCACTGAAGACAGCTTACTCGAACTTTATTTTGCCAAATGAGAATAAAAATcacatatttcattcatgcagttCCATGATTTCATTAACTCTGATTAAGATGCTTTTGCCATCATTTGGTGATGGATGTGCAGGAAGAACTGGAAAAGAAAAAGGCAGAATATGCAGAGAAGATGAAGAACAAGGTTGCCTTGCTTCATAAAGAGGCAGAAGAGAAGAGAGCAATGGTTGAGGCAAGGCGTGGTGAAGAGCTCCTGAAGGCAGATGAGGTTGCCGCGAAATATCGTGCCACAGGGCTTGCGCCGAAGAAGCTTCTTGGCTGTTTCGgagcataaaaaaatttgaatgccTACAAAGATGAGAACTTAAGGCAACATTTACCCTATTCGGTGCTGTAATCCTGTTGTTCTATGTGTGTGGCTTGTAAAGTTTGATGTTCTTGTACATAATGTGACTTGCAAGAACAAAGACCGGTGAGTGCATAGTTGTATTCTTTATGTGTGTTGTGGATATTCTCATTCTAATTAAACCTGACATTTGAATCACCCATGACATTTATTTTTCCTTCACGCAGAACATTGATCTTATCATGCCTAAACTATGAAAAGGACCAAGATGTGCATACGCACGACAAGAGTATCGTGGTGCTGAGTGTTACTACCGCTAATGAATCGATGGCAGTGGAATCATGCTGtctatggtatatatatatatatatacacacacaattaTCTATTTTTTGTACAATTTTAACCACACAGGTCAAGGgcatttaaaggaaaaaaaaatcaacactAAGAAGATGATTATGAATCGAAAAGTTAACCCTAGGAGGAACCTTCAACCATTTAATCTTGTACCCATACAATGGGCACACAAGTTTCCCTGTCATGGTCCTCAAAATATTAACACCAACTTCCATACAGTATTATTAATTCTAGAGCATGATAGAGAATGTCACAGCAGTCAGCACATCAATTCCTCAGAGAGATTTCATTGGCTGGCTCATTATATGCAACAGTTAAATGACTGAGGATTCAAGTTTAATTGCAAACATATACCCAAAGAAGGGAGAGTTGGTTACTCGAGTATTCCAAAGCATTCGAGCAGAAGCAACAGCTAAAAAAGGCATTTAATTTTGGCGGCTCATTTGCTACTTGGTGCAGGCCATAATACCAATCATCAGCTGCAACCGACTTATCACCAATATCAATATTTAGCAAACATAGTATACAGCCTAAGAATACAAATCATAAACATAAGCAGGGAGTAATGAGTGCGTATGGCATTGACCCAATAAAATGCTGAGCAGCTTATGGTTTAGGTTTTGGATTCAAGTGAAAACTTGGCACAAGAATCCTACTTTGCAAGCTCCACCAGCTGCATGCATTTGATAGGCAACATAAAGCAACAAGTATCTCCTTACCTGTACTTGGTTGACGAAAAAAGAATCAAAAGTACAAACAATTCAAAGCCTTCCTCCACCTGGGACCTTGGTGCGAGGAGAATCTAATACCCTACATGACAACATGCCAAGTCAATAACATGCTTTGAGGTTACCGATTGGGCATCAGCATATAAGTCTACAAAATAAGAGGTGATTATAGCATCCATTCAGACACCATCGACGTGGTGACAACAAGTCCTGTATATATGTGCACGGAAAAGCCGATGTCAGGTATATATACTATATACATGAAAACATACAAAGTTAcagaaacagaaaataaaattcatTACAAATACACAAGcagtttaataaaatatttatattacaaGTAATCATAGCTTGCTCATAAGATAAAGCAAGTTGCAAAATTCAGAACCAGCAAAGAATATCCAAGGCAAAGGGAATAGATTGGAAGACAACATATTGGTTCACATACATGATGTTCAGTAAGAGcaataagagattcaaaattacATTTTAGTCACATTAAAAGCCAACTTTTGGAACATCACAGCCTTTGATGTGAATGACAATCAAGATAACTTCATTCTTACAGTCCTTTCAGACATGCCGAAACCATCTTAAATTTTTTCCCCCCATTTTATTCTCAAATCAGGGCTGCTTTTAGTCAAGATAGTTAAGATCAGTGGCATAATAGGTAGAAGAAGacctaataaaattttattataaagtTAGTGAATGATCTAATTGTTCTTAGTTTAAGTAGTAATATTGTCCCCTATACAACAAAATAATGGGAAAAGATCTATATATAGCCAACCCCAAATGGACAGGACATTATGGCTTATTGTGGTATGTTTAAATGTCAATGTTAACAACATAATTAAAACTTACCCACTAACCAATGGAATATATAACAATAAAAACAAGCCACATGTCACAACGAAATTGTTCTTTTTTCCAGTATTGAGTTTTGTGTAATATTACAAAACTAACTGAATTGAGTGTGTTCAATCTCTCTTTAGTATTTGCAGTAAAGTCTTCTTGAACCTCCACTAGCTCTCCTCACACTACTAATTCTATTCAATTAACATCTTCTGATCATAATATCTGAAGAATTTATAGAAGGTAGACTCCAATAATAAGACTCTTAAAACATTACAATGAAAGTCCCATACAAATTGCCTCTTAAGTGACCTAAAAGCACTATCATCATGGACATCTTGTTCAGGATTCATGAAATGCACAGATGGGCAGAAAAAATGTACATTTTGCAATTGGCCAAGTAGAACCGTGATAATTTCAACTAGCTTTACAACTAATTTAAAGGACCAAAGGTGTACATCAAGTTAATTCAAAGTAAGAAAAAACAAAAGCGTCAAAGAATCCCATACTTGATTTACAGGATGTCTTCTTGTCATTCACCATGAAAAGGTAAGACCAGTAACTGTTACAGATCACCTGCAGTATATAGTCTGATCAATCTGCGGAGGAATCTGTTTTATTTCTGTGCCAAGTTCTTGCTCAATCCTATACCTGTCATCAGGCAATTTTTGTGTCAAGAAAATgatgaggagaaaataaaaaatatgtactAGCATCTTGAGGATTGGTAAGTGATCATACAAGTTAAAGCGATCCTCATAGGTGATAAGATTGACAGCTAAACCAAGGTGACCAAATCTGCCTGAACGACCAACCTGAAATTGTCCAACATCACCTGTTATTCTTGGgaagtttatttcaaaattaaccTTTTGTTTCTAGGATTGGTCACAGAAAAATTTAGACAGCACAAGCATGTAGCCAAgcagaaaataaaaaatcatgctGATCAATTCAATTGAGATCTGCTAGGAGAAGCAAACTCAAGGCAATGATCCACCGAACTAGCAAAGTTGCTTAGTTTTCATTATTTTGGATTGGTAGCTCACTTAAATTTCTTATCTTTTTTCTTTCCTGAAGTGGTGATGGACTGACTATTCAGTGAGCAGTTCAAGTTGGCTGATATGTCCCAATGATCAACAAACACAATTAACAATATTAACATAAACACTAATGTGTCAAGTGTGTCAAGATCATACCCTGTGCAGATATGTCTCAGAATTCTTTGGAAAATCAAAATTGATGACAACATTAACAGCTTGAATATCGATTCCCCTTGTAAACAGATCTGCAAAGATAGGCAAATAAATGTCACAAGGAATGAAGGCATTTTAGTAGTGATGACACAAAATGACAACATAAACAATTTggcgtacacacacacacacacacataaacatCAACTTAATGAAACATGAATTAACACAGACATGCTTCGGTTTTTGTAACAAGTTGTGATATGTACAGGTTGCAACTTTTGGAGTCTTGCATTGAGGAATACTGAGATATGGTGAGTTGATAGCAAGTTCCAAGCAACAACACAGCAAAGTGGTCTTTACTTTGCCTAGAAAGCTTCAGTGACCTAGTTATGCAAAAAAAAATCCTCTTTGCATGTTAACAAGGGCAACAATGGTCCATCTAGATATCAACAGTGATACGATCACCTTAAGAGATGGGAGGTGCTCAGCAAGTCAGTTTAAACACTCACAGAGTCTGTTTAATCTGGTTGTTCAGTCGATGTCCACCAAGTTTTCCAACAACCATAGACTATGCCATGTTTCTCCTTTGCTTCCTGCATCAAACAAGTCGACGATTTCCTCAAACAGAGTTGTTTATCAATGGAAAACACCCGCTCTTTGAGATGGTGAGTCGATAGCAGGTTCCAAGGAACATCACAGCAAAGTGGTCCTTTCTGTGCCTAGACAGCTTCAGTGGCATAGTTATGCAAAGGCAATCCTCTTTGCATGTTAACAGGGTCCACAATGGTCCATCTAGATATCAACAATGTTATGAAACCTTAGTAGCTGGGCGGCGCTTGGCAAATCAGTTTAAGCACTCCAGAGTCTGTTTAATCTGGTTGTTCAGTCAACGTCTACCAAGTTTTTCAATAACCTATGGACTAATCTATTGTGTGTGCCATGTCTCTTTTGCTCCATGACTTAAAATAAGTTGACAATTTCCTCAAAACAGAGTTGGCTATCAAtggaaaacacacacacacacactctctctctctctccggttcACCTTCCTCTTTTTTCCCCTTTTCAGTCCTGGTAAACAAGATAGTATTGCTAAAAGTCTGAGATATTCTTTTCCTCCCTTGTATGTCAAGTTCAAATAAAGACAACCTTAATTTATATACTACATTGGTATATATCTATTTGACTTTCTTACTATTTATTTATCCTCAACTCCTTTGTCCTCCAACACATCACCTTTGACAAGCCACAAGAAAATTCAGGAAGTTTCTTGGACATGTTTTCTCAAATTTTGATCATCTACTATTGCCTACTATATTTAGGTCTGATGGAAAATAAAACAACTTAGCAATTGCCAATGGCAACAGCAAAGGTAGGAGTTTATAGAAGACAGTCTACTTGGCACCAATATGAAGAAGATATGTGATACTTACCATATGACTTATATGGTTGTGCTAGGTTAAGAAGTACAACAGGTGTATCAAAATACTGATACAAACTTCAATAGACAATAAAATGTTGTTCAACCACTAAAACATGCATGACCAGAAAAGTATGCATGGTTAGCATAGATGGGTTAAAGCACATGAAGCCCCATGTTAACCAGGCTCACAGCCACAAGGCCAGGGAGATCATGATCTTCGACAAGATATGACATCAACTGTAAACTACAGAACTACACAAGTCAAAGGCCACAAGTGTCACTGCTTGTGTAAGAACTGTATTCTTCAGTAAATAAACAAAGTTGCCAACATAGTTCTAACTGGTAAAACTAGAGGTCTACACGATTGATTAACAACTAAAAATACTCAAAACAACAGATATTGTACCTGTACAAACAAGATTCCTGCATGCACCATTGCGGAAGTCATGGAAGACACGATTCCTGTGATCTTGCAACATTTTAGCATGGATGTAAAAGCAAGAATAACCAAGCTCAGTGATTTTCTTTGCTAATAGCTCCACCCGGTTAACCGAGTTACAGAAAATAATGGATTGGTTAATTTGAAGCTGTCAAACAAAATAAAACCAATTCTCAGAACTATGGTGAACATTATCAATAGAGAAGTACTCTTAATTGAAGACAAACCTTTGAGAACAGTGTATTAAGGCAGTGAACCTTCTGCCTTTCCTCAACAAAAGCATAGTATTGTGTTATTCCCTTCAGTGTGAGTTCATCCATTAGATTGATGATATATGGTTTTGGAAGGTATCTGTCTTTAAAATCCTTCACCGTTACAGGGAATGTAGCCGAAAACATTAAAATCTGCCTATTGGCAGGAAGAAACTGAATAAGCTGTTCTATCGATGGTTGAAACTCAGGAGAGAGAAGCTTGTCAGCCTGTGAAGTGAGAAAATGTGCACTTTCCATCAGAAAAGAATATGTAGAAGGAAAAAGAATTAATAAAAATTGATTCTACAAATGTCACACAATATCCTCAGAAGCCAGAAGAAGTCATTAATGATTAAAACTGTATGTGACTCTGGCTTGTAAAATCAAATCAGATGAGTAGAGTTGACTGAAGCTGTAACCTTATATAACAACAAACAATCCTTCCTAAATAATTATATGGGACAACATGAGTAACAAAACATACAAAACACGATCTTTGCCATTATAACAAAAAATAAGTTGTTTTAACAATCAAAATGTAATCAATGTTCAACCTCCCATAAGAAACTAAATGCCAATGTTTCTATTTTCCCCTGCTCAACAAAAGGGGAAGAAGCAAAGCATATGTTTCCATAGGGTTAGGCAATCTTCACAAACAGACTCAACACAAGTGACAGCGCACTAGATTCTCGAACTAGAggaaatcaaagaaaaaaaggagaggaagaaatacAATTGTCATGATATTACAAGAATCAGAGACAAGAGAGATATGCCTGAGAACCCTAAAATATTTTAGGAAAAAATTTGTAATTTGCAACAAAATATGTTGCTTAAGTATAGGATTTCTAATACAATGTACTAACCACAAAGACCACATAAAAATcccaataaaaataaaagagctGGACTAAGAAAATATTACCTCATCCATAACAAGCATCGAACAATCCTTCAAAACACAAACACCTTTCTTTGCAAGATCAAGTATTCGACCAGGTGTTCCAGCAAGCAAGTGGACAGGTTGATATAAACGCATAATATCATCCTTCAAGCTGGTTCCTCCAGTGGTTACCATAACCTGAATCTTCAAATGTTTTCCTAGTTCCTTACAAACTTGTGATGTCTGAAGTGCTAACTCTCTTGTAGGAACCAATATGACAACTGAACATAAACAATTCATAGATCATCAGGTACAGAAAATAAGCCATGATACTCTTACTTTCAGAATATAAAATTCACAGgaatatgttatgtgtgttgtcTTCTTCATAAAAACTGCAATCTAGATCAAGAATGACATGTTAGATGCTATGTACATTAGATTTGCATGAGAAGTCTTAGTAGAAATGATGACCTTCATGAGGAAGAGATATCAAATTCAAAAGTATGATAGTCAAGAGAACCCCATGCATGGTCTTTGTGACAAAGAAGCAACAACCAACAAGTACAATAGATCAAATTTAAATAAAATCTTTAACACAGAGGAGAAACGTCTGCAATAAAAATATAAGAGTAATGAGAAACCTTGAATGGCATTGTGATCTTGGTCAATTTTTTCAAGTGCAGGAATACAAAATGCAGCTGTCTTCCCAGTCCCATTTTTGGCTCTGGCAAGAATGTCACTGCCAGTGAGTGCTATGGgaatgctttcttcttgaataggTGAAGGCTTTTCAAAACCCTTCTCATATATCCCCATAAGAAGTTCCCGCTTTAGAAAATAGTCTTCAAATTCATTTCCTTTTGTTGCAGTCACATCCTGGCAAATACCAGTCCAACATTTTTATGCATCACAAAAAAAGGTATTTGCTAGCCAATAGACACTACTCCAAGTAATTATAATATGATCATGTTCTACTTAATTGACAGATGAAGATTGTTACAACTTTACAGAAAGTGTTTCTTTAACAATTAAAGCAATGGAAAATGAGTGTGACCATAAAACTTTACAATATTCCTATAATCATTATAAAACAAGGAAagcaatcatatattttatgTTGTGATGATAATATATTAAATCTTGAAAAAAAGAAACTACTATACATTATGACAAATATTTTATAATACATAAACTTAATAACATAATATTATAGATACAAGAGTACACAATATCCTTGTGAATATAAATGTTATAATAAGTAGTCATGTTTTATAATAGATAAAAAGATCAATCAATCAACATCCTTAACCTATTTATTCTCATGGAAAATCAAAATACAAAACAGCACTTTCACAAATAATAATGGCTTTTGGTTGAAATTCTTTAGTAGACAAGTAATTTCTTCAATCACAACTAACTTCTTAAAGGCAGAATTATTCCCTTATCCTATTCATAAAAAGGCGTAATAATTTACCTCTGTCTTGTAGCGTGTATCAGGAGGTGGCATCTTCAACTGTGCTTT
Above is a genomic segment from Musa acuminata AAA Group cultivar baxijiao chromosome BXJ3-4, Cavendish_Baxijiao_AAA, whole genome shotgun sequence containing:
- the LOC135635272 gene encoding DEAD-box ATP-dependent RNA helicase 8-like isoform X2; translated protein: MNPRGRYPPPGMGNGRGGSASTNPGFYSRNSHHQHHHQQQQQQYVQRNPVQVQPNQHFQQQQWSRRNQLGGDSGSGDVVKSVQPETSDTSLQDWKAQLKMPPPDTRYKTEDVTATKGNEFEDYFLKRELLMGIYEKGFEKPSPIQEESIPIALTGSDILARAKNGTGKTAAFCIPALEKIDQDHNAIQVVILVPTRELALQTSQVCKELGKHLKIQVMVTTGGTSLKDDIMRLYQPVHLLAGTPGRILDLAKKGVCVLKDCSMLVMDEADKLLSPEFQPSIEQLIQFLPANRQILMFSATFPVTVKDFKDRYLPKPYIINLMDELTLKGITQYYAFVEERQKVHCLNTLFSKLQINQSIIFCNSVNRVELLAKKITELGYSCFYIHAKMLQDHRNRVFHDFRNGACRNLVCTGSKGETWHSLWLLENLVDID
- the LOC135635273 gene encoding remorin-like translates to MGAEEPKQVEAEAAPEPPPAAEAVKDVAEEKASVPPPAEEKPDDSKALAIVEKVEDPPAEKSSGGSTERDAVLTRLETEKRLSLIKAWEENEKTKAENKAVKKLSSILAWENTKKAAVEAELRRKEEELEKKKAEYAEKMKNKVALLHKEAEEKRAMVEARRGEELLKADEVAAKYRATGLAPKKLLGCFGA
- the LOC135635272 gene encoding DEAD-box ATP-dependent RNA helicase 8-like isoform X1, producing the protein MNPRGRYPPPGMGNGRGGSASTNPGFYSRNSHHQHHHQQQQQQYVQRNPVQVQPNQHFQQQQWSRRNQLGGDSGSGDVVKSVQPETSDTSLQDWKAQLKMPPPDTRYKTEDVTATKGNEFEDYFLKRELLMGIYEKGFEKPSPIQEESIPIALTGSDILARAKNGTGKTAAFCIPALEKIDQDHNAIQVVILVPTRELALQTSQVCKELGKHLKIQVMVTTGGTSLKDDIMRLYQPVHLLAGTPGRILDLAKKGVCVLKDCSMLVMDEADKLLSPEFQPSIEQLIQFLPANRQILMFSATFPVTVKDFKDRYLPKPYIINLMDELTLKGITQYYAFVEERQKVHCLNTLFSKLQINQSIIFCNSVNRVELLAKKITELGYSCFYIHAKMLQDHRNRVFHDFRNGACRNLVCTDLFTRGIDIQAVNVVINFDFPKNSETYLHRVGRSGRFGHLGLAVNLITYEDRFNLYRIEQELGTEIKQIPPQIDQTIYCR